The Zeugodacus cucurbitae isolate PBARC_wt_2022May chromosome 4, idZeuCucr1.2, whole genome shotgun sequence genome includes the window TCGTAGAACTAAAAACCATAATTCCAGTACATCAGTTTGGGTTTCGAGTTAACCATTCTACGATTGATCATATCCtagaattacaaatattaaagaagAAGCATTTGAGGAAAAGAAATTCTGTTCAACCGTGTTTTTGGATGTTACAAAAGCGTTCGATAAAGTTTACCACAAAGGACTGCTTTCGAAATTGAAACTGATTTTAACGAAACagcattatgaaattataaaatcatatttatcaGATCGCTACTTCCGTGTTAAACAAGGAGACGAGTATTCTAGTCTTAAGGAAATAAAAGCAGGAGTTTAACAATGTCGTGTGTTGGGCtctcttctttatattttattcacgcATAACCTGACAGGAGACTGCAATTCCACAACAGCCACATATACGGAAGATACCGCCTTGCTTGCTGTTGGTGGCAGTGAACACGAGTCAACTATTTATCTCCAAGAAGCTGTAAATAAAGTTCTACATTGGGGAGAAAAATTGCAGATAAAACTCAATGAAGCTAATTCTGTACACATTGTTTTCATGTACAACAAGATACAGTACCAGTTTTCATAGACGGTGTACGAATATCATACTTCAACTCCGCCAAATACTTAGGAATTACACTTGTCTCTAAGCTACGGTGGAAAATTCATGTAAAACACAAACGGAAAGAACTAGACATGCGACTCAAGAATATTAATTGGCTAATTGGTAACAAATCAGTGTTATCCATCAAAAATGAGTTACATATCAATAAACAAGTACTCAGACCGATATGAAGCTATGGTGCACAACTCTGGGGATGTACTAAcgcaaataataagaaagtcatccaacaattccaaaacaaaatcCTAAGGCTGATTGTCAAAGCGCTTTGGTATTGTAGATGTGCTGATATAGAGCGTAATCTAAACATAAACTCAGTTACGGACGAAGTAATCAAAAAATCCACAATAGAATTTCGGTTGATTTTCGTGTCAATCTGTGACAATTTCACTACGGAGTGATGCGAGTGAATTGAATCTTTTTGCCAAAAGACGCAATAATACTATCATTAAAGAGGGGAACTCGTCAGCGTCTGCGATGAagctttatttaaatcaaacaaaCTCATGCAcgaaatgaataaaaatgtcgtgttaaaaacaatgaaaataatgacAAAATTAATGCTTCTGAATCCACTCCAGTCATTGTGAACTAGGACTTTTTCTATTCCTCAACTTCAAGAGAATGCTTACAACATCCATGTTCTACCAGTAATTGAACAttcttttaaattgaattcttaTCTTACAAGAAAAATTCAAACTGATAATCAACACACAccctaataaatataaatactgtaTTAGGTATATTTGCATTTCTGTGTGTTTACAACCACATTCTGTAGGTGTGCACTTATGTACCTGAAGGTGGACTTGTGCGTCCGGCGAACATCTTTGCGCATAATAAATTAGACCAGCCGAGTGTGAAGCGTTTGCAAAACACGCCGAGCCAACAACTGCGATGTAAGCAAATGTTGGTTTTGTACTTGAGGAACGGACTTAAATGGCAAATATTAGCGAAGTATTAGCAACGAACATCAACGACAACGGCCAAAACAAACAGCATCCGCCACAGTAGCAGCGTAGCTGGAGAAGAGCAGCTCTGCGCCTCGAGCAGAAGAGCGCAGAGTGGTCGATCGTAATTCACACCACAAACGATCCggtatttttcgcattttttgctagctaaaaatgaaaaaaattcaattccaCTAGCACGAATGCATATTGCAAAATCTTGGTAGATTTGCTTAAGACACGCTGTGTGGATAGCCAACTAACTATTTGTAAGACAACCAGATGTACATGATGATTACATGCCGGTGCTGCTGGCATGGTGGGCAAACAGAAGTGTCGCAATGCCATCATCTGGCAGAGCTATTGCATGCacgcactacaacaacaacagcaacagcaaatgcAACAGCTGCAATAACAGCAACTGCAACCAGTGCACTCTGTACGTAGCAATGCAGTAGCGGTAGCCAATAACAACACAGCCGGTTGAGTTGCCACTTCGCGTTGAATGGGTTAATTGTACGAGTGCTTTTCGCTAGTCGTATCTTAATGGCATAACGCTTTTGATGGCGTTTACATATCACGCAGTTGTCGACTGTTTGCTATTATATGTGgtaacaacttttgttgttcttggaaTTTGCTAAAATTACCGGCATAACCATAGTTAATGGCAGCACGGCAATAAAAGTGAGCGAATTTCAATTGTGCGAGCGATTGCAAGATAAGCAATGaatgcacacatacacccatatgtatgtacttgcatGTGAACATGACTTCCTCATGCCACATACGGAATTGCAGCTTGTTGGAGTACTTTCATGGATACCCTACACAAATTCCGAATTCCTTAAAACTCCAACTGCTGTTTAAAGGCATTTacacaagtaaaaaaaaaaacaaatacaaaaatttataaaacaaacaaaaaagaaacaaaatatttaaaatcaaaataaaaacaaaaaaaaaattaaaaaaatgaaacaaacaaaatttaaaaaatatcaaaaaatatcaaaaaatatataaaaacaacaaaatatgtatatagaatcaaaataaaataaaaacttaaaaataaaattgaaaaaattgcaaaacaaaaaaataaaaagtaaaaccaaaaaaaggtttaaaagaaatcaaaattattaaaaaaaagtaattcaaagcagcaagtaaggaagagctaagttcggctgtaaccgaacattttatactctcgcaatttatttatttaattttattaatataacaaataatttgacccacatattcggcatatatatggtataaactcctttgaatgttggaaaccataatattaggtatatgggaggtgggttaggtgaagttatgacccgacttcacggagacatattattaaaagaaagatattccctccgaatttcttcaaaatatctgagagacttacctatattttcggtaaaaaaaaaagaattaaagggtgattttttaagagcttgataacttttttaaaaaaaaaaacgcataaaattcggttctttatttgaaacgttagattggttcatgacatttactttttgaagataatttcatttaaatgttgaccgcggctgcgtcttaggtggtccattcggaaagtccaattttgggcaactttttcgagcatttcggccggaatagcccgaatttcttcggaaatgttgtcttccaaagctggaatagttgctggcttatttctgtagactttagtcttgacgtagccccacaaaaaatagtctaaaggcgttaaatcgcatgatcttggtggccaacttacgggtccatttcttgagatgaattgttctccgaagttttccctcaaaatggccatagaatcgcgagctgtgtggcatgtagcgccatcttgttgaaaccacatgtcaaccaagttcagttcttccatttttggcaacaaaaagtttgttagcatcgaacgatagcgatcgccattcaccgtaacgttgcgtccaacagcatctttgaaaaaatacggtccaatgattccaccagcgtacaaaccacaccaaacagtgcatttttcgggatgcatgggcagttcttgaacggcttctggttgctcttcaccccaaatgcggcaattttgcttatttacgtagccattcaaccagaaatgagcctcatcgctgaacaaaatttgtcgataaacacatttcgaaccgaacactgattttggtaataaaattcaatgatttgcaagcgttgctcgttagtaagtctgttcatgatgaaatgtcaaagcatactgagcatctttctctttgacaccatgtctgaaatcccacgtgatctgtcaaatactaatgcatgaaaatcctaacctcaaaaaaatcacccgttagaagccctgaggtcctcatgcTCTATAcacggggccttgaaaatttgtggtccgatttcgattttcaaagttctggtatatgggaagtaagcgtggttgtgaaccgatttggtctattttcacaacataattgggatgcaagggaaatattacaaaccgaatttcattgaaattggtcgagtagtttcggagatatggtttttgacccattagtgggcgGAGCCCcgcccatttaaaatgttgTGTACAATTTcgaatgcagctcttctgtgccttctttataatgaaatttaaggcttgtGTCCGTTTTCCTTAATGAATTAAAgaatttgtaatagttttcaacataacctttgtatgggagatgggcgtggttataatccgatatcctccatttttgaactatataaggatttgcctgaaaaaacgactcatgagagtttcgttgatatagctttagtagtttacgagatatatacaaaaaacttagcaggggcggggccacgcccacttgccCAAAAAaatgcatccaaatatgtcccttcctttgtaccaaatttcactttcatagcttaatttatggcttagttataagtGTAGTGTTtccggttatcgccattttgtgggcgtggcagtggtccgattccacccatcttcgaacttaaccttcttatggtgtcaaggaacacgtgtttcaagtttcattaagatattttactcaagttacagcttgcacgggcggacagacagacatccggatttgaactttactcgtcaccctgatcactttggtatatataaccctatatctaactcgtttagttttaggacttacaagcaaccgttatgtgcacaaaactataatactctcttagcaacttttgttgcgagagtataaaaatcaaaaggCTTAAaccacaaaatacaaaaaatctaataattaacaaaaatttacaaaacaaaaaaccaataattatattaaaaaaaaacaatattttctgtgttaattttttaatgtgttataGCTACGAATTGTGAaagagtttatatatatatattttttttgattttttgttttaattgtaaatatgatAATTGTCGATTTAaacagaatataaaaaattcaatttaaatacattttgattTTAGCGCGAAATATCagttaatttttaagtttacttcttcttcttctttccctTTTTCCCTTTCTTTCCCTTCTTCTTACCACCGCAAAGTGCAGCAAGCGCTTCATCCAGCTCCTTGTCGGTGATCTGTGTTTCAGTGGTCATTTTCTGTTTGGGTAACACAATCGGTTGCTTCGGCGTCTTcaattcgatttcgattgtaTTGCGCTTGCGGcgatgttgttgtttattgcctAATTTCACTAAGAAGACGTCGCTGTCAGTGTCCTCGCAAGTTTTGTAACAAACCTGGAAAATGGAAAgcattttcgttaaaatttgcTCTTATGATTTTTATACGAAGCGGATTGCATTAATTGGATATTGGTATTGGTGCTATGGACTAAAGCCCCGGAATAGGTGATTTGGGTTTCGTAGAGCTCTTTATATTCTAAGATATCATCAAATAACATCTTGAGTCCTTGTGAAATCTACCACAGAAGATAAGGGCAGTGTAAGCAAAGATGAATTTTATGAGTGCATAGAACGCAACTATGatcgctgcccccgccacggtATCAGAATCGTGCTTGGCCTCTTTACACATCTTAGCGTTGAAACGACACAACAGTCGGGAAATTCAGTCTCTATGACGAAACATCTCCAAACGGCGAAATCGAGCAACCAAATGAATCATGtttgatagacggaagacatgtcccCAATCTTCTTGACTTGCATGCGTTCTGAGACTCGAATCACTATCGGGTAgtagcgaagatacgcacccgactatgaagaaattcgaatagcaattacacgcttgaagaacaataaagcgCCGGCGCTGATTGATTGCCAGCcgtgctattcaaatacggcggcgatgTACTGACAagtttctttgcagaatatgatcAGACGAAAGTATGTCCGACGATTAGAACCTAAgtatactctgcccaatccacaaaaagggagatcccacattATGCGCCAAATACCGACAATCCTCCACAAGATAAGTTCATATCAAGCGTACTGTgagaaagactaaagcccaccatcaACGAACAGATTGGACCATGCCCCAATCTTGGAAAAGGCCCGAGAAAACGAATCGATACACAAcacttttttatcttttttatctATTTAAGTAGACGTTGGGTAATGGAGAGAATAATAAtatctgcagagctaaatatacagggtacaatattttaaaaggatATACAATTACAGACGTTTGCGGATGATGTCGACAGCAATAGCCTTTACAGTCGCCGAACGGCTCGAAGAGATTAGTTCTGCTTCCTCTAGGCTTGACAAAAAAGCGaagcgaaatatctcctgttatcaaaaaacagacagacattctCGTCTTGGCTCTCATCTGCTGGTGGAAGTAGAGGAATATCTAATCGTTAGAAAAATCAGGATGAGAGTGACCTGGTTTCGCTGGTGTTTTGAATTGATGAATGTCGCGCTGTTATTAATTCGGCTATAATGCCGTAAGCGGTGCCTATGATAATTAGTTATGGTACGTTCAAATGGCCCTAAAGCGAATATTATTGTAATGCTAACGATTATTCTCTTGATATAGTGCAAACTCGAACAATCATCTATTACCGGTTTATTATTAATAGGACCGAGGGGATTCATGTAATCTATACAGATAATTCTGTAGATCCATCAGAGCTATTAAACCCTGATCCTAGGAGATTTAATATATCCTGAAATATCAACCACCGATCAAAAGAATATATGTAAGGATGATTTCTTGTTAAATCTATCCTAAACATATCTTCTAAACCTAAAAACAATTGCGTAGTCTACCATCGTCAGTCAACCTGAACTAGACACAAGTTTATGAGAACCATTTTCACAATGATTAAAAATCTTTGCGTTGAATTTATGAACTTAAACATTTTACTATAATAACCTTTGACATTTGACTAATACCCATGCAGCTATGCAATACAATTTAACGGTATTTGAAGCTTATGTAATTTTCAAACGCTTAAGTAAAAAGAGCTACCTGTGCGCTAATTGTAACCTCCGATAAATGGAGCACTTATGCAACCGATGTGGCATAAAGACACAATGTATGGTGCATAAACggactcgtacatatgtacatatgtacagtatGTTTGGAATTGTGATAAAAATGTTTGTGGCGAACGATAAAAGCGAACTGAATTGAATAAGTGAAAAAGTACACGCAAACTAGGACAAATAGGTACTCCGATCAGTTAGATACCATACAATAAGATTCAATTGCATCGGATTGGTGGTGGTGGTTTTTATGGCATTGCATTGGCCCAGCTTTGATTTGGCTGACTTGCTGCTACAATTGCTATGCCATGGAATTTGCTGGCGATGTCATGCGAACGAAAGCAATCGAATGGAACTGCATTAAACTCAAATGCATGAAATGAGAAGTGGTAGCTTATTTCGGTGCATATATGGTACGACTAATGAATACCGTGTAGGAATAACTTGCGGATGACCAAGTTGGTTAAAGGAGAGGATTAGAGGATAATCACTACATATAATTGTCAAGAGAAGTTCCTTTGATTGGTTGATTCGGTCTTGATTTAAGAGTACGGACTTTTTCAATAGCCGAATTGTGTTGACAGGGGAGTCGGTTCGTTCAACAAGTCGATGGACTTAACAAAATTTGAGTTTCTttaaggagagagagagatctgACAGAGGTATATAAGGGGATGACTTCCCTGCACATTAGTTTAACTTGAATCGGAAGTTCTGATTTTAGGGGTAAATGACTTCTAATATATGATGATTCTATTGATTGCCTCTTTGCTTGGCCTTTCATATCGAAAAACCGAATTATGTGATGTAAGCGAAGATCTTCATGCAATTTGTTTAATATCCGCGGTCTCGGAAAGAACACTAAAGCAATTTTTGTGGCGAAATCCTCCTTCTATATAAAGATCAACACTGAAGAACCCTACTTCAGAACGTGCTTACACTCAGATTCGTCGGTGAGTATATGGATTACTCCGTCATTACAATCGAGGCCCTTACTCTCGGAATCTGATTGCAAATCgcaatttaaattttccagCAGAGCAATCAGCATGGGACATGGGCCAGCAACAAGTGCACTTCGAGTTCAAACATCGTATATATATCATGGGAATGCGCGTGCAGTCGTCATTATTATCTGtgctatacatacaaatatagtgCACCACCGAGTAGCTACTTATATAAGACAAAAGCAGTAGCAACATCCGTAAGCGGCGGCAAGttgataaaacaacaacacaaaaggcACAATTTATTCACTGCGGTTTTCATTTTCTCCCAATTTTCTGTGGGCACAATGCAAAggcaacaacacgaacaatcaTTACTAGTCGCTGCAATCCAGCAacgcgtgtgtgagtgtgtgtttggagAAGTGTACGAACTCGTGGACGCAGTTAGCTTATCAGTCAGTCGATCACTACGTGGGTTATATTCAGCTGCGGTCTATAAATCAGTGGCGGAAAATGAGGTGCACAAAATCGACTTGTGCAAATATTCAATCAAAGTGAATGTAAAACGTGCTACAAAATGAATTACTGGGAATGTTGGGAGAATGTTGACATGCTTTAACATTCACtcactttaaatttttgcagaacTTCCGACAATTTTTACTTCTAACTTAACATTCCAACTCTGTCTCCTACACAACTTACCTCAATGCCCTTCTTTCTGGTATCGGCATTTATGCCCTTCAAAGTGTCCTTGATCTCTTGCGGATCAACTTGTAGACAACAGTTGCGTACATCTTGTGGATGCAACGGCGGCGCTATCGGTCCACAATCGTCTGTGCAACAGGCTCCCTTTCGACGATACAGTTCAAGTTTTTGTTCCGCATTGCAGATGGACTTGACTTTATTGAAGGGCACACAGTAATTATCAGGTTCACATGAGTCGTTGCCGGCGTATTTGATATTGGCACGTATTTTTGGTAATTTCGGTCCGTTGATAATGTGACCGTTCGTGCGTCGTTTTACGTGATTTTTCGCGAAATTGCTGCGTTGTAGTATTTCATTTATGGTTTCACAACGATTGTTGTTAAGGTTGTCCTGCGAATATAAGAAAGTGGAGAATAACGAAGAtaataattagttttataaGCAAAAGTCAAGAAATAACGAAGATCACCAGTCTACAATATTATCAGTAAAAGTATTTTCGGTATAAGGAGGGTCATAGTTTCGGAGTTGCGTACATAGGGATTTCAAAAGTTCTAATCCGATCGATTTTTAAATGAGAGTTGTTATGCCCAAGAGACATTATTTGTAGTTTTAATTTATAGCTGAGATATGAAATTTCACCGAGAAGGGTACATCGAGATCGCTAATTTCTTGATCATAGTCAAGATAACCATTATCATCCCCGTCCTGCTCTATCGTGCAGAAGCATAGACGATGGCAGCATCCGATGAGAAggcactgggagttttcgaaaggttttgcggaagatttatggttctttgaacatttacaacggcgaataccgatggaacgatgagctgtatgagttatacaacgacattgacacagttcagcgaataaaaagacagcggctacgctagctaggtcaAGTTGTCCGAATGGGCGAAAACACTCCACCTTTGAAAATGCCGGTGGaaaccgaggaagaggaagataTCCActacgttggaaagaccagttggagaaggacctgtcagCCTTAGTATCACCAATTGCCACCAAACAGGCAAAAGGAAAAATTCCTCAAGATTTCGTGGATGTTTTGTTCCGCTATAATAACACAGGCACATCGTCGAGCTTTATTACAGGCGATCTGTATGGTTGACATATAATATAATGGaatgaaaagaaatataattgtatatCCATATCTCAACCCCCATACAGGGAGTACTAAAATTCTGCTTCTGTAAGATTATACTTCCGAAaaaaagtatatgtatttaataatttcaaagtttTCATAAAGCCGTAAttctaaagaaatattttctacatACCGCATTATTCTTGCCATCGCAATCACTCCCACTTTCAATATTATCCTGAGCACCGTCATCAATGCTCTCCACTTGATGGGTGTTCTTAAGGACACGTATTACGAGGCCACTACCATTTAGGCAAGCCTCGAACTCTTCGTAGGCTTCAGGGCCCGGTTCAGGTTTAGTAGGAACGACAAAGCATGGCGGCATAATTTGTGGCGGGACACATTGTTGACAGGGATCCGATTCTTCCTCGCTGCTTCctggtatataaaaatataacattgtagataaattaaatataatcgcTTATGATAAGTTGAAGTCTTGGAACATACCCTTTTCAAAGTTCTTATGGAAAGAAAtcgaatttaaatttgttaggtTACGTTTAATTTTGAAGGTTCTAGATtcaatcaatttttgtttttaatttgttcaagcatatttttgcattaaatagcGCAGTTTCCGTAATGCTCTAGCTTTGGCTATGTAAATGATAGAGAATTAGGAGAAAGTTGTGGAAACAACCAAAACATATTAAGGAATCGCACCCGTTTTGTTAATACATTAGATTGAAAATAGCATTCGGGGGTGCGGTAAAAGAAGGTACCGTTAAAGCGCtaagtaatttgtaattttcgaGCGATTTTAAGGTTGAGTTGAATTACTCCCAAGTCACACTTAAGAAGTATCAAACgtcacatattttataaaacggAACCAAAGCAAGTAGTAGTTTCGGAAAAAAcaagtatttcaaaaaaaaaagttagaacAAAAAGGGTACGATCCGCTCCTGCTTTTAAGCTTTCGAGTTAACTTACCCGCCTCGCATTCGTCCATGCATTCTTCACAGGTGCAGCCCTTATTCTCGTTGGAAAAGTAACGTTGACACATATCTGTGCGCGGTTCCTTCTTTTGACAAGGGTCCGGTTGCGGGCAGCATGGAGGCGGCGGAGGGCAACAGGGCGGAGGGCAGCAAGGCGGCGGTGGTGGACAACAAGTATTTTGCGTTGGCc containing:
- the LOC105221018 gene encoding uncharacterized protein LOC105221018 — translated: MAQNFLYMFEFVVDDLLITRPNHCAPEEYPTCCEISFRSSVFVSICDREFGQCVDMCAPKCGKCCLFSLESPVTEKDRLLIHIYKKKTDKCKFLVGATDIPIKPLFDKVTESFNIENPNWLEQLVKHTARMPDPKTPSKTTVVDNDCDDETFGRREQMCPTSELTKRLLPLFNMKHMQTGNLVLIMRLVCNGPTIVSSFPFSRICSTACGKKVTPCPSTCPAITSKPQGPCQMPDPCAPDPEKQKPICRRYFACNADKGCPCEECEDYCDRECPAGCKKKKKRPTQNTCCPPPPPCCPPPCCPPPPPCCPQPDPCQKKEPRTDMCQRYFSNENKGCTCEECMDECEAGSSEEESDPCQQCVPPQIMPPCFVVPTKPEPGPEAYEEFEACLNGSGLVIRVLKNTHQVESIDDGAQDNIESGSDCDGKNNADNLNNNRCETINEILQRSNFAKNHVKRRTNGHIINGPKLPKIRANIKYAGNDSCEPDNYCVPFNKVKSICNAEQKLELYRRKGACCTDDCGPIAPPLHPQDVRNCCLQVDPQEIKDTLKGINADTRKKGIEVCYKTCEDTDSDVFLVKLGNKQQHRRKRNTIEIELKTPKQPIVLPKQKMTTETQITDKELDEALAALCGGKKKGKKGKKGKKKKK